Proteins encoded by one window of Rhinolophus ferrumequinum isolate MPI-CBG mRhiFer1 chromosome 13, mRhiFer1_v1.p, whole genome shotgun sequence:
- the LOC117033322 gene encoding zinc finger matrin-type protein 1-like, with translation MENSETYDSFQHELEDYIRRQKARGLQPEICFRKVTDGSVYGEREHTASKPLMLEQRLFFRSSHKFPSSYKRLRTVESQLPSWSTIHQSRQRLESLNHCQENHDYFFKNPWLPNPLVQAETEGFHAAQRSEDARCFKKSRPSVHSAGDQDGSQKRRSREEGGRGHGKKERAEWKRQHPTDREAYKEKRTKAEVEPRRAEKHEHRKKTNGNQDTTKERRRSGKEKQPLGKKGTQERDLWDEAILGSCY, from the coding sequence ATGGAAAACTCTGAGACTTACGACTCTTTTCAACATGAACTTGAAGATTATATTAGAAGGCAGAAAGCCAGAGGGTTACAACCAGAGATTTGCTTTAGAAAGGTGACAGACGGCTCTGTGTACGGAGAAAGGGAACACACTGCATCCAAACCTCTAATGCTGGAGCAGAGACTCTTCTTCAGAAGCTCTCACAAGTTCCCCTCTTCCTACAAAAGGCTAAGAACAGTGGAAAGCCAGTTACCTTCATGGTCTACAATTCATCAGTCCAGACAAAGACTAGAATCTCTAAACCACTGTCAGGAAAATCACGACTATTTCTTCAAAAACCCGTGGCTTCCAAACCCACTTGTGCAAGCAGAGACCGAGGGCTTCCATGCAGCACAACGCAGCGAAGATGCCAGATGCTTCAAAAAGAGTCGTCCCAGTGTCCATTCAGCAGGAGATCAAGATGGAAGCCAGAAGAGAAGgtccagggaggagggaggaagaggacaTGGCAAAAAAGAAAGGGCAGAGTGGAAGAGGCAGCATCCTACAGATAGAGAGGCCtacaaagagaaaaggacaaaggCAGAGGTGGAGCCCCGGCGCGCAGAAAAGCACGAACATAGGAAGAAGACCAATGGAAATCAGGACACCACCAAGGAGAGAAGAAGGTCCGGCAAAGAAAAGCAGCCACTTGGCAAAAAAGGCACACAGGAGAGGGATCTGTGGGATGAAGCTATCCTCGGCAGTTGTTACTGA